In the Thermodesulfovibrio yellowstonii DSM 11347 genome, one interval contains:
- a CDS encoding M16 family metallopeptidase, with the protein MKHLVLSLIFILIFPFMGFSEIKEEVLNNGLKVIYIEDHSSPVATFQVWYKVGAIDEPEGKSGISHLLEHLMFRGSKNYPGNVFSKIVQSQGGIDNAFTTKDYTVYFQKLSPSKLQTSIDLESDRMANLLFNLEDFELEKKIVLEERRQRYEDDPESLIIEEVLGIAFKQHPYRKPVIGWSEDIQTITLNDIKNYYHKYYCPHNAFIIVAGDIKVTEVREKIKEKFENISSCDVPSRKILYEPKQYGEKRVILKRQTHLPMLVMAYKVPAYPNRDSLYLEVLSTILGEGKSSRLYRKLVNETALAVDVSTGNSALSRDGFLFFIVVSVKDVGKINEVEKIVKEEIEKIKNEAPSDIEIEKARNQVEASFLFSQDSVFGHALYIGKFEILGSWKMIDRYREDIMKVTADDVQKVAKKYFNFDNLTVGELLPK; encoded by the coding sequence ATGAAACATCTTGTATTATCTTTGATTTTTATTTTAATATTTCCATTTATGGGATTCTCTGAGATTAAGGAAGAAGTCTTAAACAATGGTCTGAAGGTGATATATATTGAAGACCATTCATCGCCTGTTGCAACTTTTCAGGTATGGTATAAAGTTGGAGCTATAGATGAGCCAGAAGGCAAATCAGGGATAAGTCATCTTCTTGAACATTTAATGTTCAGGGGAAGTAAAAATTACCCAGGCAATGTTTTCTCAAAAATAGTTCAATCACAGGGTGGAATTGATAATGCCTTTACAACAAAGGATTATACTGTTTATTTTCAAAAACTTTCTCCTTCAAAGCTTCAAACATCAATTGACCTTGAATCTGACAGAATGGCAAATTTGCTATTTAATCTTGAAGATTTTGAACTTGAAAAAAAGATTGTTCTTGAAGAACGCAGACAGCGATATGAAGATGATCCTGAAAGCCTTATAATTGAAGAAGTTCTTGGAATAGCCTTCAAACAACATCCATATCGCAAGCCTGTGATTGGCTGGAGCGAGGACATTCAAACTATTACTCTTAATGACATAAAAAATTATTATCATAAATATTACTGCCCTCATAATGCATTTATTATTGTTGCAGGAGATATAAAAGTAACCGAAGTCAGAGAAAAAATAAAAGAAAAATTTGAAAATATTTCTTCTTGTGATGTTCCTTCCAGAAAGATTCTTTATGAACCAAAGCAATACGGAGAAAAGAGAGTTATCCTGAAAAGACAAACTCATCTGCCAATGCTTGTAATGGCTTATAAGGTTCCTGCTTATCCTAATAGAGATAGTCTTTATCTTGAGGTTTTGAGCACAATACTTGGAGAAGGTAAAAGCTCAAGACTTTACAGAAAGCTTGTAAATGAAACTGCTTTAGCAGTTGATGTCTCAACAGGTAATTCAGCATTAAGCAGGGATGGATTTTTATTTTTTATTGTTGTATCAGTAAAAGACGTGGGTAAAATTAATGAAGTGGAAAAAATTGTAAAAGAAGAGATTGAAAAAATAAAAAACGAAGCTCCTTCTGACATAGAAATTGAAAAAGCAAGAAATCAGGTAGAGGCTTCTTTCCTTTTTAGTCAGGATTCTGTTTTTGGACATGCTCTTTATATAGGCAAATTTGAGATTCTTGGAAGTTGGAAAATGATTGACAGATACAGAGAAGATATAATGAAAGTGACAGCAGATGATGTTCAGAAAGTAGCTAAAAAATACTTTAATTTTGATAATTTAACAGTAGGAGAACTTCTACCAAAATGA
- a CDS encoding response regulator: MKILVVDDEKNILMLYKAELEDEGYEVITANSGKEAIELFETQNPDIVTLDIMMPDIDGIQVLRQLKQKNPNIPVIMLTAYDYRDDFSIWASDAYVVKSSDLTPLKETIKEIAEKFGIK; encoded by the coding sequence ATGAAGATTTTGGTGGTTGATGATGAAAAAAACATATTGATGCTTTATAAAGCTGAGCTTGAAGATGAAGGATATGAAGTTATTACAGCAAACTCAGGCAAAGAAGCTATTGAACTTTTTGAAACTCAGAATCCAGATATAGTAACACTTGATATAATGATGCCAGACATTGATGGAATTCAAGTTCTAAGACAGTTAAAGCAGAAAAATCCTAATATTCCTGTAATAATGCTTACTGCTTATGATTACAGAGATGATTTTTCCATATGGGCATCAGATGCCTATGTTGTTAAATCATCTGATTTGACTCCTTTGAAGGAGACGATTAAAGAAATTGCAGAAAAATTTGGAATAAAATGA
- a CDS encoding PAS domain S-box protein: MKEKERQALFELLKLLEIYEDIDILLERLIYYVCELMNAQGGIIRLIKNGYLHITATYNISSDKTILKSDEGICGEVLKEGKVKTFNKAQLEGKQLDIPAYSAICIPLKIKEENIGTIAVYNKMQKYFSDDTVTKNLTVSEKNFGEFDEEDVAIGELFSAIASLIILKSLKFNELREREIHTMKVMAQIEELKSYLESLIQSSADAIIATDMDNIVTAWNKGAENIFGYTNEEVIEKPLPIIPDFLREMEKIYFERIKNDEILKDIETIMVTKEGKLVEVSLTMSPIKSSNGEIIGVSRIIRDITEKKRLERDLIRRNEELTKILFISSAVRSTLDLNKLLRMILTVITMGEGLGFNRAVLFLVDEENNVLKGIMAVGPSSYEEAWQIWSSMAREKKTLFEVLDELNKREFEQDSFLERLCRNISIPLSDNTPIVRAVKEGKIFNIKDVHKEEADPVIIQQLGSFAYAVIPLFSKDKAIGAVWVDNLYTRKPITEQDIHFLKGFADQVAGAIENAWIFDKIEKAEKELEMLFNSITDLIYYTDENYTIKKVNHSFLNAIGLKENEVVGKKCFKLIHRTNSPLQECPHRKAIETGRPQVGELEENYLEGVYLISSSPIFDKNNNVIGTINVAKNITELRNLKEKIISMEKMAALGEMAAKVAHEIRNPLLAIGGFAKRLDKDLKEEKSKEYIKVIIEEVKRLERILNEILSFVKPYPIGKESFKIKGLVDNVINFVESTLKENNNEFKVIVKEDFSVPGNYDKLKEVLLNLISNANEATKDGLITLKIEKADKLPVEIPDIQKEYLLIEVEDTGCGIQKENLKRIFDPFFTTKISGTGLGLAISKRIVEEHGGIIKVESEINKGTIFRVYLPLHKEGGENEDFGG; encoded by the coding sequence GTGAAAGAGAAAGAAAGACAGGCACTATTTGAATTATTAAAACTCCTTGAGATATATGAAGATATTGATATTCTGCTTGAAAGACTTATCTATTATGTTTGTGAATTAATGAATGCTCAGGGAGGGATTATAAGACTTATCAAAAACGGATATTTACATATTACTGCCACCTATAACATTAGCTCAGACAAAACTATCCTGAAATCTGATGAAGGAATATGTGGCGAAGTTTTAAAAGAAGGTAAAGTAAAAACATTTAATAAAGCTCAACTTGAAGGAAAACAACTTGACATTCCTGCTTATTCAGCAATATGTATTCCATTAAAGATAAAAGAAGAAAATATTGGAACAATTGCTGTTTACAATAAAATGCAAAAATATTTTTCTGATGACACAGTTACAAAGAATTTAACTGTTTCTGAAAAAAATTTTGGTGAATTTGATGAAGAAGACGTAGCAATTGGAGAACTTTTTTCAGCAATTGCCTCTCTAATCATTCTTAAATCTTTAAAATTTAATGAGTTAAGAGAAAGAGAAATTCACACTATGAAAGTAATGGCTCAAATTGAGGAACTCAAAAGTTATCTTGAGAGCCTTATTCAGAGTTCTGCTGATGCTATTATAGCTACTGATATGGATAATATTGTAACAGCGTGGAATAAAGGTGCAGAGAATATTTTTGGTTATACAAATGAAGAAGTTATTGAAAAACCTCTGCCTATTATCCCTGATTTTTTACGAGAAATGGAAAAAATATATTTTGAAAGGATTAAGAATGATGAAATCTTAAAAGACATAGAAACAATAATGGTAACCAAAGAGGGCAAACTCGTAGAGGTAAGCCTTACTATGTCGCCTATAAAAAGCTCAAATGGAGAAATAATAGGTGTCAGCCGAATAATAAGAGATATTACAGAAAAGAAAAGACTTGAAAGAGACTTAATAAGAAGAAATGAAGAACTTACAAAAATTCTTTTTATAAGCTCTGCTGTAAGAAGCACCTTAGACCTCAATAAACTTTTAAGAATGATACTTACAGTAATTACAATGGGTGAAGGACTCGGCTTTAACAGGGCAGTTCTTTTTCTTGTAGATGAGGAAAATAATGTTTTAAAAGGAATTATGGCTGTAGGTCCTTCAAGTTACGAAGAAGCATGGCAGATATGGTCAAGTATGGCAAGGGAAAAGAAAACTCTCTTTGAAGTTCTTGATGAATTGAATAAAAGAGAGTTTGAACAAGATAGTTTCCTTGAAAGACTTTGCAGGAATATTTCAATTCCTTTGAGTGACAACACGCCAATTGTGAGAGCTGTAAAAGAAGGGAAAATTTTTAATATCAAAGATGTTCACAAAGAAGAAGCAGACCCAGTGATAATTCAGCAACTTGGAAGTTTTGCTTATGCTGTAATCCCGCTTTTTTCAAAGGACAAAGCAATAGGAGCGGTCTGGGTTGACAATTTGTATACAAGAAAACCGATTACTGAACAGGATATTCATTTTTTAAAGGGATTTGCTGACCAAGTAGCAGGTGCAATAGAGAATGCTTGGATATTTGACAAAATAGAAAAGGCAGAAAAAGAGCTTGAAATGCTTTTCAATTCAATAACAGACCTAATTTATTACACTGACGAAAATTATACAATCAAAAAAGTAAATCACTCATTTCTAAATGCAATTGGACTAAAGGAAAATGAAGTAGTTGGCAAGAAATGTTTTAAACTCATTCACAGAACTAATTCCCCATTACAGGAGTGTCCACATAGAAAAGCCATTGAAACAGGCAGACCTCAGGTTGGAGAACTTGAAGAAAATTATCTTGAAGGGGTTTATCTCATATCAAGCTCTCCAATATTTGATAAAAACAATAATGTTATAGGAACCATCAATGTAGCAAAAAATATAACAGAACTCAGAAACTTAAAAGAAAAAATCATATCAATGGAGAAAATGGCAGCTCTTGGAGAAATGGCAGCAAAGGTTGCTCATGAGATAAGAAATCCTTTGCTTGCAATTGGTGGTTTTGCAAAAAGACTTGATAAAGACTTGAAAGAGGAAAAGTCTAAGGAGTATATAAAAGTCATAATTGAGGAGGTAAAAAGACTTGAAAGAATTTTAAATGAAATTTTAAGCTTTGTAAAACCTTATCCAATCGGCAAGGAATCATTTAAGATTAAGGGACTTGTGGATAATGTAATTAATTTTGTTGAGTCCACCTTAAAAGAGAATAATAACGAATTTAAAGTCATAGTTAAAGAAGATTTTTCAGTGCCTGGTAATTATGATAAATTGAAAGAAGTGCTTTTGAACTTGATTTCTAATGCAAATGAAGCAACAAAAGATGGATTAATAACACTAAAAATAGAAAAAGCAGATAAACTACCAGTAGAAATACCCGATATCCAAAAAGAGTATCTTTTAATTGAAGTTGAAGATACAGGATGCGGAATACAGAAAGAAAATCTGAAAAGAATTTTTGACCCATTTTTTACAACAAAAATTAGTGGAACAGGATTAGGGCTTGCTATCTCAAAAAGAATTGTTGAGGAGCATGGTGGTATAATCAAAGTAGAAAGCGAAATTAATAAAGGAACAATATTCAGAGTTTATTTGCCATTACATAAAGAAGGAGGAGAGAATGAAGATTTTGGTGGTTGA
- the glgA gene encoding glycogen synthase GlgA — MKLALVSAEAYPFSKTGGLGDVVGSLFKEFIKAGIDVTLFLPFYKITRDNFSNSVVNAEIVYGAPIGLNTLFGAVRVAKVSVDSDDNLIIEPSKKGNLFFIEHNNFFDRNELYGTNHGEYLDNAERFVFFSRAVLEICKIMNLNFDVIHCHDWHTALIPLYLKTLYRECSCFEKTKTVLTVHNLGYQGIFPREKLELTGFGQEMFHIDGLEFYGMVNFLKGGLFNADIITTVSPTYAKEILTPDYGAGLDGVLRKRKENLVGIINGIDYKIWNPEEDPFIAKKYGLQNINDKQKNKEDLIALAGINSSLQDPIIAFIGRMVYQKGIDIVVDAMPNLIKNGISFIFEGTGESYYEHKIRELQNSYPSKVFAFIGFDEALAHKIYAGADSLLVPSRYEPCGLSQLIAMRYGTIPICRKTGGLSDTVEDKVTGFLFSEYSSSALTHAISRFIEIYNNKQKFLEMIREAMKRDFSWSNSSKKYIELYRGLIGERERKTGTI; from the coding sequence CAGGAGGACTTGGTGATGTAGTGGGTTCACTCTTTAAAGAGTTTATTAAAGCAGGTATTGATGTTACCCTTTTTCTTCCATTTTATAAAATAACAAGAGATAATTTTTCCAATTCCGTAGTAAATGCTGAAATAGTTTATGGCGCTCCTATCGGTTTGAACACTCTTTTTGGTGCTGTAAGAGTTGCAAAGGTTTCTGTTGACTCTGATGATAATTTAATTATTGAGCCTTCCAAAAAAGGAAACTTATTTTTTATTGAACATAATAATTTTTTTGATAGAAACGAACTTTATGGAACAAACCATGGTGAGTATCTTGATAATGCTGAAAGATTTGTATTTTTTTCAAGAGCAGTTCTTGAAATATGCAAAATTATGAATTTAAATTTTGATGTTATTCATTGCCATGACTGGCATACAGCTTTAATTCCTCTTTATTTAAAAACGCTTTACAGAGAATGTTCATGCTTTGAAAAAACAAAAACCGTCCTTACAGTTCATAATCTTGGATATCAGGGGATATTCCCTCGCGAGAAACTTGAACTGACAGGTTTTGGACAGGAGATGTTTCATATAGACGGACTTGAATTTTATGGGATGGTAAATTTTCTTAAAGGGGGTCTTTTCAATGCAGACATTATTACTACTGTAAGTCCTACCTATGCAAAGGAAATATTAACTCCAGATTATGGAGCAGGACTTGATGGAGTCTTGCGGAAAAGAAAAGAAAATCTTGTAGGTATAATAAATGGCATTGATTATAAAATATGGAATCCTGAAGAAGATCCGTTTATTGCTAAAAAGTATGGTTTACAAAACATCAATGATAAACAGAAAAATAAAGAAGATTTGATAGCCCTTGCAGGGATAAACTCTTCTTTACAAGATCCCATCATTGCATTTATAGGGCGAATGGTTTATCAAAAGGGCATAGATATAGTTGTTGATGCAATGCCGAATTTAATTAAAAATGGAATAAGTTTTATATTTGAAGGAACTGGAGAGAGTTATTATGAGCACAAAATTAGAGAACTTCAAAACAGTTATCCTTCAAAGGTATTTGCATTTATTGGATTTGATGAAGCTTTAGCTCATAAAATATATGCAGGTGCAGATAGCTTACTTGTTCCATCAAGATATGAGCCATGTGGTTTGAGCCAACTTATTGCCATGCGATATGGAACTATTCCTATATGCAGAAAAACAGGTGGTCTTTCAGACACAGTTGAAGACAAGGTAACAGGTTTTCTTTTTAGTGAATACAGTAGTAGTGCTTTAACTCATGCAATTTCTCGTTTTATTGAAATATATAACAATAAACAGAAATTTTTGGAGATGATTCGTGAAGCTATGAAAAGAGATTTTTCCTGGAGTAATTCCAGCAAAAAATATATTGAACTATACAGAGGACTGATAGGTGAAAGAGAAAGAAAGACAGGCACTATTTGA